In Marinobacterium sp. LSUCC0821, the DNA window ATCGCGAACCGCTTTAACACAGTCGTGTACGACTTCAGGCTCTTTCAGCAGAATAGAACCACCGCGACTCTTATTAACAGTCTTTGCTGGACAGCCAAAGTTCATATCAATGGCAGGTGCGCCAAGCTCTAGGGCACGCAGGGCATTATTGGCTAGGGATTCTGGATCAGAGCCTAACAGCTGAACAACCAACGGGATGTCGCCGTATCCGCAGTAGTCAGACTCGAGTTCTGGGACCAGTTTATGAAATATCTTTGGTGGTAAAAGCGTGTCGTTAACGCGAATGAACTCAGTCACCATCTGATCAGCGCCACCGGTTTTAGCTAGAAGGCGTCGCATACTAAAATCTACGACACCCTCCATTGGGGCAACGATCAGTCTCATAGAGCTATTAGATTGCAGCTAGGCCGCGGAGTAGATCGGCTTTGAGATCTTCAACACTCTCAAGACCCACGGATAGGCGAATGAGATTATCGTGGATGCCCGCTTCTGCACGCGCTTGCGCAGACATACGGCCGTGAGTTGTTGTCGCAGGATGGGTAATCGTACTCTTCACATCACCGAGGTTACCGGTGATAGAGACCATCTGGGTTGCATCGATAAAGCGCCACGCTGCAGCTTTCTCTTCACCCGCGGGAGCAACCACTTCAAAACCCATCACCGCACCGAAACCGCTCTGCTGACGTTTTGCCAGCGCATGTTGTGGATGCGACTCAAGACCTGAGTAGTAGACACAAGCAATACCTGGTTGAGTCTCTAACCACTGTGCAATTTCAAGCGCCGCTTCAGAGTGTGCACGCATACGCAGTGGCAGTGTCTCTAACCCTTTCTGGAAGACCCAAGCATTGAAAGGACTTAAGCAGGCACCGGCAGTACGAATATAGCCAAACACCTCTTCCATATCAGCATCGCGTCCTACCACGACGCCACCCACCACACGGCCTTGTCCATCAAGGTGCTTAGTTGCAGAGTGCATTACGATGTCAGCACCCAGTGCCAGCGGCTTCTGTAGAACTGGTGTGAGGAAGCAGTTATCCACGACCAACTTCGCGTTAGCGGCATGAGCAATTTCGGCTACCGCTGCGATATCGGTTAATTCTGCAAGAGGGTTACTTGGCGTCTCTAGGAAAAACATCTTGGTCGTTGGACGAACCGCAGCACGCCAAGCATCAAGGTTTTTTGGATCGACGTAGGTAGTCTCAATGCCCGCACGCGATACGTACTTATCGAATAGCGAAACAGTTGAACCAAAAACGGAGCGCGAGCAGACCACATGATCTCCATGCTTCATCAATGAGAGACAAAGGCTCATGATGCCGGCCATACCAGAGGCAGTTGCGATTGCACGCTCACCACCCTCTAGTGCTGCAATACGACGCTCAAACGCTTGAACCGTTGGATTAGTGAAGCGTGAGTAGATATTCCCCTCTTCATCACCACCAAAGGTTGCCGCAGCTTCACGTGCCGAGCTGTAGACAAAGCTCGAGGTTGGGTAAATAGCATCTGAGTGCTCACCCTCTTCACTGCGGTACTGACCTGCACGAACCGCCAATGTATCTAGCTCATAGCCATCATCATTGAACTGAATTCGTTCTGGTCGTTCAAAGCCTTTACGCGCCATCTCTATTCCTTAGAACGCTTTATGTAGGTTAGCAGACTCATTTCCCTGATCTGCTTCATCTTCGCGTGACGCCTTCGCATCATCATTTCGCTTAGCATTGATGCTGTCGAGGTAGTCGCGAGT includes these proteins:
- a CDS encoding O-succinylhomoserine sulfhydrylase; protein product: MARKGFERPERIQFNDDGYELDTLAVRAGQYRSEEGEHSDAIYPTSSFVYSSAREAAATFGGDEEGNIYSRFTNPTVQAFERRIAALEGGERAIATASGMAGIMSLCLSLMKHGDHVVCSRSVFGSTVSLFDKYVSRAGIETTYVDPKNLDAWRAAVRPTTKMFFLETPSNPLAELTDIAAVAEIAHAANAKLVVDNCFLTPVLQKPLALGADIVMHSATKHLDGQGRVVGGVVVGRDADMEEVFGYIRTAGACLSPFNAWVFQKGLETLPLRMRAHSEAALEIAQWLETQPGIACVYYSGLESHPQHALAKRQQSGFGAVMGFEVVAPAGEEKAAAWRFIDATQMVSITGNLGDVKSTITHPATTTHGRMSAQARAEAGIHDNLIRLSVGLESVEDLKADLLRGLAAI